The genomic DNA TGAGATGTGGAGCGAGGATCAGTTTCTGCGGCGGCGGAGTGCGAGCAGGCCGCTGAGCGCGAGGAGCGAGCCGGGCGCGGGGACGAGGTTGCGCTCGACCCACTCGACGGCGAGTTCGTGGTCTTCTTCGTCGAGGCCGTAGTTGAAGACGATCCACGCGGGGAGCGATGTGCCGAAACCGTCCTTCGCGAACTCGATCTCGAGGAGGTAGATGCCGGTGATGTCGGCGTTGAGGATGAAGTCGGGGTGGTCGTGGAGGCCGCCGTTGGCGTCGAAGTCGAAGATCATGGGTCCGGTGAGACCGTCTGCGGCGGGTGTTGTGAGGGACTGGGGTCCGAACTCGAGGGTGAGATCGGTCGCGGCGAGTGAGAAGAAGTCCGAGCCGTTCCAGACGCGGAGCGACTTTCGGATGTTGAGGAGGAGTTGTGCGCCGGGGGTGAAAGAGCCGTCGAGGATGTCGATGCCGGGCTCGTCGGCGAAGATGGTGCCGCCGATGTTCTGGAAGTCGCCCTCAAAGACACGGACGTTGGGGGTGATGATCGAGGTGTCCTCGTCGATGAGGCCGGTGTAGAGGATGCCGCCGGATTGATAGACGGTGATGTCGAGGTGTCCCTCGTCCGCGAGGGCGAAGGATGCGGCTGAGGCGATCGCGATGGTGGAGATGAAACGCTTCATGTGAGATCTCTCTTTCTTCCCCCAGCGGGGGATGTTGGTGAAACATGCGGGGACAAGACTGTGTGATGCGCGAGTTGGACACCGCTCTGGAGAGCGGCACCACCGAAGACGGTTCAGGGGCAACCGGTGCCGAAGGCGTCGAAGAAGTCGAGGAAGTCGAGGATGTCGACGAAGGTGTCGCCGTTGAAGTCGGCGTCGATACCCGACGAGCCGGCGCAGGGTGAGGGGAGGTTCTCGCAGGAGCCGAACGAGTCGAGGAAGTCGAGGAAGTCGAGGATGTCGGAGGTGGTGTCACCGTTGACGTCTGCGGCGCAGGGTTGAGTGAGCAGGTTGTCAAGCACCCATTGGGTCGCGCTTTCGAGGTCGGTGAGCGGGAGGTCGTTGTTGAAGAGGATCCAGAAGGGTTCGGAGGTGAGGATGGAGGGGACGGAGGACCAGAGTTCGAGTTCGAGGAGGTAGATACCCGCGCCGTTGGGTGATTGGAGCGTGAAGCCGACGTGTTGGTGGAACTCGCCGCCGGACGAGACGGGGATGCCGAATCCTGGCGTGAAGGTGTCGATGGTGGGTGTGAAGACGTCGCCGAAGCCGGTCTTGCGTATGCGGAGGCGCTCTGCGGGGATGCCTGAGGCATCCATCGGGAATGCGGAGCCGTTCCAGCGTTGGAGGGCGCGGAGGACGTTGAAGCCGATCTGGGATGAGGGCGGGAATGTGCCGCCCGGCGTGTCGAAACCGGGTGAGTCGGTGAAGTCGAATGAGCCGAACGTGGTGGCGAAGACGCGAGAGGGGATGATGGACCCGGTTGATGCGTCGTTCGTGGTGATGGTGTTGCTGTCGATGGTGAGGATGATGTCGCCATCGTGGAGCTGGGCGTGTGCGAGCGGCGCGAGGGAGGTGAGGAGCGCGGCGGAGATGAGTCGTGAGCGTCGGCGTTGCATGGCGGGCTTCTCCGTGGTGTGCTTGAGAGGTCGAGTTCCTTGGTGGTTGGTTACTTGGCGGTCTCTGGATAGAAGTTGTTGTCCTCGAAGGAGCGGTAGAGGGAGCGGAAGGTGCGGACCTCGGCGTGTCCGTCGAGGAAGCCGTACCCGGCTTTGGCCTCGAAGGACTCGGGTTTGCCGTGGTGGAGGTTGAGTTGCATCTGGGTGGCGGCGTACGCGGCGGCGGCCTCCGGGCCTGCGTTCTCCCAGTCTTCGGCATGAACGTGGTCGGCGCGGGCGAAGGTGCCGGAGCTTGTGATCGGATCGGAGTCGCCGAGCGTCATGGGGAGGAAGTGGACAGTTGCGTGTGGGCGGGGGATTCGGTGGAGCTCGTCGTACGCCTTCTGGCGCATGATGCTCGAAGGCGGGTGCTTGCTGGTCGTGACGTAGTTGTTCAGTCCGTAGCTGGTCCAGCGCGAGAGGGATGCTGAGGTCGGGTCGTTGGAGGGATCGTCGTCGGCGAGCAGCGCGGCGGCGACGGTGAGTGAGATGCCGGGGTGGAGCCCGCCGTCGGATTCGGGCCAGAAGCGGGAGCGGTCGAGAGGGGAGCGGAGCGCAACTGTGCCGCCTGCGTATTCGCGGAGCGTGAAGGGCCAGGCCTTGTCGAGGTCTCCGAGTCCGCCGTGGTCGAGTCCCGCGTCGATGAACCGGCCCTTGTGGTCGTCGGTGTAGAGCGTGTGGGCGATGGCGAGCTGGCGGATGTTGCTGAGGCACTTGACGCTTTGAGCGGCGCGCCGGGCGGCACCGAGTGAAGGAAGGAGGATGCCGACCAAGAGCGCGATCACCGCGATGACAACGAGAAGCTCGATGAGTGTGAAGGCGCGGGTGCGCATGGTCGCGTTCCTGATTGGGCGCGGACGTGGCGGTGGTACGGGAGCGGGCTCTCGCGTGGCTCGGCGTCGGAGCGTGAGTCGGGGCGAGGGCGCGAGCGGTGGGATGTCGGGTTGGGGATTGGCGCTGGCGCGCTGATGCGGCGCGTCTTGGGCTCGGGCACATGGGTGCTCGGGCAATTGGGCGCAGATCAGGCGATGAGCGTCGGTGGGCCGCGTGCCGGGAGGTTCGGATCCGCGATGTGTGAGCGGGCTTCCGATGCGGTGTGCTTCACGCAAAGCGTGAGAAGGCGCGGGGCGTCTGCGATGTAAAGAGGAGAGGAGAGGATCTCGCGAGCGTTAGATGCGAGTTTGAGGCAGGTCGGGCAGTCGTTGTGGCGAATGGGCGTGCTGTTGGAGTCGTGGTCATCCTCAGGCGGCATGCCGCCATCGCGCTCGGGGACCGGGGCCTCGTGAGGAGAGGTATGGGCGTGGTGGGTGTGCGAGCAGGTGTGAGCGGGGTAGGTTTGGGTGTGGACTTCGTTGTGGGTTTGGGTGCGGGCAACCGGGCTCGTGATGGGTGCCTGGTCGTGATGGGGGTGCGAGCAGGCGTGGAGCGCGGCACCAAACCCCTGCAGGACCACGGCGGCAATGCCGAGCCAGAGCGCCAGGAGGAGCGAGCGGGGGATGGAGGATCCGGCGTGCATCGGTGTACTTGAGAACGTATTCTCAAATCATGCCCGATGGGTTGCACCTTGTCAAGGGAAATTCGGCTCTGGGTAGAAAGGGTTTGTTCAGCGCGTTTCCTGGTGGGCAGAGCCGCTCTTGGGTTCTGTGAGGGTGTCGGGATGGAGCGGGGGGAGTGTGCCGCCTGAGAGCCCGGCGTTGAGGGCGATGCGTGCGAGTTCGACGCGGTTGGAGGCGTTGAGTTTCTCGCCGAGTGAGACGCGGTGCCACTCGACGGTCTTGACGCTTCTGCCGAGGCGGGCGGCGATCTCGGCGGTTGTCATGCCCCTGCCGATGAGGTCGAGGAGTTCGAGTTCGCGCTCGGTGAGAACGGCGAGGGGGCCGAGGTCGTCGACTTTCGCACGGATCGTGGGGAGTATGCCTGCGGCGTCGTGGGGATTGGTTTCGTCGGTGGGCTTGGGGCGACAGACGATGAGCACCATGGCGGTTTCGCCGGGGGGCGTCTTGAGCGGGCGGAAGGTTGTGCGCCGGTAGAGCCCCCACGAGATGCCCTCGCAGACGACGGGCATTCCGGTTTCGACGGCCTTGCGCGCGAAGCTCATGCGTTCTTCGAGGTAATCGCGCGGGAGGATGGTGAGCGAGGGGACGTTTGTGATTGCTTCGCGGGGCAAGCCGCACGCGGCGGCGGCGGCGTGGTTGGCCCATCTGATGATCCCGTTGAGATCGATCACGAAGGCCATGCAGTTTGTGTCGGCGGCGAAGGCCTCGGCGAGTGTTTCGTGGTCTGACACCGGGAAGTCGAGTGACGGTTTCGACTCAGTCATGCGCAGCTCCATTGCTGAGTTCGGCGGCCGTTGAGTTGGTGTGGGACGTGTTGGTTATGGTACTATCGGCTGTTGAAGCGTGCGATGGCGTGTTTCTTCCCAAGTACAGGGTGTTGCGTGTCGCGGTGCGGATCTAGCAAGAGGAACGAACCGGATGGGTGCACCGTTATGGATGCAGGCAGTTGGCGCGGCGGGCGGGGGCGCGATCGGTTCGCTGCTCCGGTTCGGCTGTTCGCACGTTCTGGCAGCGCAGGGATGGTCTCACTGGCCGATTTCGACGCTGCTTGTGAATGTTTCGGGTTGTGCGGCGATCGGCGTCTGTGCCAGGTTGATGCAGGCAACCGCTGACGCCGGGCATGGGGGGATGTTCAGGGCGTTTGTGATGTACGGCTTGCTCGGCGGGCTGACGACGTTCTCCGCGCTCGGGATCGAGGTCTTCGGTCCGCTACAGTCCGGTCGTCCGTGGCATGCGCTCGGGATTTTGGCGGCGAACCTGGTGCTGGGTCTAGGCGCGGTCGCTGTCGGTTGGAGCGTGGGGCGAATGTTCATTGCGTGAGGATGATCGAGATGCCTGGTCACTTTGATGATGAGACGGGTCCTGAAGGTCAGAAGGGGATGGGCGTCGGGGGCGCTGCGCGGGGCGATGACCTTCGGACGGTGTGGGGGAAGATCACGGACAGCATCGAGGAGCGGCGGTTTCTTGCCGGACCTCGGACGCGGCGCGAGGAGTTCGGTCGGGCAGTCAGGATTTTCGGTGAGACGATCCGGGGTTTCCGGCAGTTGCACTTTGCAGGTCCCTGCGTGACGGTGTTCGGTTCGGCGCGCTTCGCTGAGGACCATCGGTATTACCAGTTGGGGCGGGAGATGGGGAGGCGGATCGCGGGGATGGGTCTGACGACGATGACGGGCGGGGGGCCCGGGATCATGGAAGCCGCGAATCGCGGTGCGAGAGATGTCGGCGGTCGGTCGATCGGGTGCAACATCAAGTTGCCGATGGAGCAGGAGCCGAATCCGTACCTGGATAAGTTCGTGGAGTTCCGGTACTTCTTTGTGCGCAAGGTGATGCTCGTGAAGTACTCGTTCGCGTTCGTGGTGCTGCCGGGCGGGTTCGGGACGATGGACGAGGCGTTCGAGGTTGCGACGCTGATCCAGACCGACAAGGTGCAGTCGTTTCCGGTGATCCTGATGGGGACGGATTACTGGGCTCCGCTGCGGGAATTCATCGCGGGGACGATGGTGGCCGAGCGGACGATCTCGATGCAGGATGTTGATCTGCTCACCTTCACCGATGATCCGGAGGAGGCGGAGGCGATCATCCGGAGGAGCGCGCGGCTGCACGCGAAGGTGCTGGAACGGCGGACGAAGCCGGCGGTGTTGCTGGGCGAGAGCGAGTGAGTCTGCTGTGATGGTGTTGACCCGGAGGGCTTACTGGCCGGCGGTGTTGAGTGTGTTGTCTTTGGATCGCGGGGTCTGGACGTAGGGGACGGTCGAGTCTGTGGCATCGAGCCCGAGGAGCTGTCGCTTGGCGGCCCATTCGGCCTGCTCGCGCTGGTTGTCGGATGTGATGGTGCCATCGCCGCCGGATGCGAGGGCGCGGATCGCTTCGATCTCAAGCCGCGTGAGACGGAGGGCGTCGAGTTCGTAGTCTTTGAAGGCCTCGACCGTGATGGGGACGATGGGTTCGAGGAGTGCGTACATGGCTCGGGCGAAGTCGCGGATTTCCTGCTGGGCGTGTGGGTCCATGCGGAGCGAGAGGAAGCGGAGTGTGTTATGCAGGTCGCACTTCCAGTACCACTCTGTGTAGACGCTGACGGGGAGCCCGATGCGTGCCATCTCGCGGCTGACGCCTTTCTCGGTGAACTCCTGGTAGCGGGTGTACATGGCCTCGGTCTCGTCGAGGAAGCGGAGGAAGTCTTCGGCGGTCTTGGCTTCGGCGGCGTCGGCTGCGCTGAAGGTCTGTTCGCCTCCCTGGCGGTTGCTCTTTGACTGCTTGCGCACCGACTCGAGAGAGGGTCGGTAGAAGCGATCGGGAACGATGGAGTAGCGGGCGGAGTATTCGTTGACGTTGGCGGTGCGGTGTCGGATCCACTGGCGGGCGATGAAGATGGGCATGGCGATGTGAAACTTGAGTTCCACCATCTCGAAGGGGGTGGTGTGGCGATGGCGAAGGAGATAGCGGATGAGGCCTCTGTCTTCGGAGACTTTCTTGGTGCCCTGGCCGTAGGAGACTCGCGCGGCCTGGACGATCGCGCTGTCGGCGGTCTGTCCCTCGGGGACGAGGCGGGGCATGGCATCGACGAGGGCGACGAAGCCGTGTTCGTGTATCTTGATTTCCCAGCGAGATGAGCCGCCCATCACGTCGCGCATGGGTGACTCGGGCTGGATGCGCGAGAAGGCGGGGGTGTCGCTGCCTGGGTTGTGGTGCGCCTGGGGGCTTTGGGGGGCAGGGTTCATGTCGGCTCCATCCTGAATCGCACCGGGCTCCGCCGGCGGATCGAGTGTAGCGAGCGGGACGATACATGGGCACGCCGGTCTGGA from Phycisphaeraceae bacterium includes the following:
- a CDS encoding type II secretion system protein, which produces MRTRAFTLIELLVVIAVIALLVGILLPSLGAARRAAQSVKCLSNIRQLAIAHTLYTDDHKGRFIDAGLDHGGLGDLDKAWPFTLREYAGGTVALRSPLDRSRFWPESDGGLHPGISLTVAAALLADDDPSNDPTSASLSRWTSYGLNNYVTTSKHPPSSIMRQKAYDELHRIPRPHATVHFLPMTLGDSDPITSSGTFARADHVHAEDWENAGPEAAAAYAATQMQLNLHHGKPESFEAKAGYGFLDGHAEVRTFRSLYRSFEDNNFYPETAK
- a CDS encoding PAS domain-containing protein, which codes for MTESKPSLDFPVSDHETLAEAFAADTNCMAFVIDLNGIIRWANHAAAAACGLPREAITNVPSLTILPRDYLEERMSFARKAVETGMPVVCEGISWGLYRRTTFRPLKTPPGETAMVLIVCRPKPTDETNPHDAAGILPTIRAKVDDLGPLAVLTERELELLDLIGRGMTTAEIAARLGRSVKTVEWHRVSLGEKLNASNRVELARIALNAGLSGGTLPPLHPDTLTEPKSGSAHQETR
- a CDS encoding CrcB family protein, with translation MQAVGAAGGGAIGSLLRFGCSHVLAAQGWSHWPISTLLVNVSGCAAIGVCARLMQATADAGHGGMFRAFVMYGLLGGLTTFSALGIEVFGPLQSGRPWHALGILAANLVLGLGAVAVGWSVGRMFIA
- a CDS encoding TIGR00730 family Rossman fold protein, which encodes MPGHFDDETGPEGQKGMGVGGAARGDDLRTVWGKITDSIEERRFLAGPRTRREEFGRAVRIFGETIRGFRQLHFAGPCVTVFGSARFAEDHRYYQLGREMGRRIAGMGLTTMTGGGPGIMEAANRGARDVGGRSIGCNIKLPMEQEPNPYLDKFVEFRYFFVRKVMLVKYSFAFVVLPGGFGTMDEAFEVATLIQTDKVQSFPVILMGTDYWAPLREFIAGTMVAERTISMQDVDLLTFTDDPEEAEAIIRRSARLHAKVLERRTKPAVLLGESE
- a CDS encoding FAD-dependent thymidylate synthase, with translation MNPAPQSPQAHHNPGSDTPAFSRIQPESPMRDVMGGSSRWEIKIHEHGFVALVDAMPRLVPEGQTADSAIVQAARVSYGQGTKKVSEDRGLIRYLLRHRHTTPFEMVELKFHIAMPIFIARQWIRHRTANVNEYSARYSIVPDRFYRPSLESVRKQSKSNRQGGEQTFSAADAAEAKTAEDFLRFLDETEAMYTRYQEFTEKGVSREMARIGLPVSVYTEWYWKCDLHNTLRFLSLRMDPHAQQEIRDFARAMYALLEPIVPITVEAFKDYELDALRLTRLEIEAIRALASGGDGTITSDNQREQAEWAAKRQLLGLDATDSTVPYVQTPRSKDNTLNTAGQ